A single genomic interval of Pelodiscus sinensis isolate JC-2024 chromosome 28, ASM4963464v1, whole genome shotgun sequence harbors:
- the LOC142820942 gene encoding neuropeptide Y receptor type 1-like, translated as MDELLQLLYLNVSGRLGLAWEQEGPCGASVGNSTLLIVAYSALLAVGLVGNLCLVGAIARHKQPRNVTSIFIANLACSDLLMSLVCLPVTVIYTLMDRWVLGEFLCKASPFAQCVSVTVSILSLAWIALERHQLITNPTGWRPGAGHAYLAVSLTWLVSGCISLPFLAFSVLTDEPFRNLSLPSGAGAGQLVCVEKWPSDGHRLAYTTCLLLFQYFLPLLLILACYCRVFLRLRRRRDMLERSKDGARAASHRRVSVMLACLVAAFAACWLPLTVFNALYDWAHELISVCHHNLIFSLCHLAAMASTCINPLLYGFLNSNFQQELKALLARCSCPAGKDAYESFPLSTVSTELSKASLRSGGAPPSPSGHTPSPHV; from the coding sequence ATGGacgagctgctgcagctgctctatCTGAATGTCTCCGGGCGgctgggcctggcctgggagcaggaggggccgtGCGGCGCCTCGGTGGGGAACAGCACCCTGCTCATCGTGGCCTACAGCGCCctgctggccgtggggctggtggggaaccTCTGCCTGGTGGGCGCCATCGCCCGGCACAAGCAGCCCAGGAACGTCACCAGCATCTTCATCGCCAACCTGGCCTGCTCCGACCTGCTCATGAGCCTAGTCTGCCTGCCCGTCACCGTCATCTACACCCTCATGGACCGGTGGGTGCTGGGCGAGTTCCTGTGCAAGGCCAGCCCCTTCGCGCAGTGCGTCTCCGTCACCGTCTCCATCCTCTCGCTGGCCTGGATCGCCCTGGAGAGGCACCAGCTCATCACCAACCCCACCGGCTGGAGGCCGGGGGCCGGCCACGCCTACCTGGCCGTGAGCCTCACCTGGCTGGTGTCGGGCTGCAtctccctgcccttcctggcCTTCAGCGTCCTGACGGACGAGCCCTTCCGCAACCTCAGCCTGCCCTCGGGCGCCGGGGCCGGCCAGCTGGTGTGCGTGGAGAAGTGGCCATCGGACGGGCACCGCCTGGCCTACaccacctgcctgctgctcttccagtacttcctgcccctgctgctcatCCTGGCCTGCTACTGCCGCGTCTTCCTGCGCCTGCGCCGCCGGCGGGACATGCTGGAGCGGTCCAAGGACGGCGCCCGGGCCGCCAGCCACCGGCGGGTCAGCGTCATGCTGGCCTGCCTCGTGGCCGCCTTCGccgcctgctggctgcccctgaCCGTCTTCAACGCCCTGTACGACTGGGCCCACGAGCTGATCTCGGTGTGTCACCACAACCTCATCTTCTCCCTCTGCCACCTGGCGGCCATGGCCTCCACCTGCATCAACCCCCTGCTCTACGGCTTCCTCAACAGCAACTTCCAGCAGGAGCTCAAGGCCCTGCTCGCCCGCTGCAGCTGCCCGGCGGGGAAGGACGCCTACGAGAGCTTCCCGCTCTCCACGGTCAGCACCGAGCTCTCCAAGGCCTCGCTGCGCAGCGGGGGGGCGCCGCCCTCGCCCAGCGGCCACACGCCCTCCCCGCACGTCTAG